A genome region from Populus alba chromosome 5, ASM523922v2, whole genome shotgun sequence includes the following:
- the LOC118039027 gene encoding UDP-rhamnose/UDP-galactose transporter 4 encodes MSSTKADRKAADDAASWLFNVVTSVGIILVNKALMATYGFSFATTLTGLHFATTTLLTVVLRWLGYIQPSHLPLPDLLKFVLFANCSIVGMNVSLMWNSVGFYQIAKLSMIPVSCFLEVVLDNVRYSRDTKLSILVVLLGVAVCTVTDVSVNAKGFIAAVIAVWSTSLQQYYVHFLQRRYSLGSFNLLGHTAPAQAASLLLVGPFLDYWLTNNRVDSYAYSITSILFILLSCSIAVGTNLSQFICIGRFSAVSFQVLGHMKTILVLILGFILFGKEGLNLHVVIGMIIAVIGMIWYGNASSKPGGKERRSLSMNGIKPQKHDGLPESTEVDEKV; translated from the exons ATGTCTTCAACCAAGGCTGATAGGAAGGCGGCTGATGATGCAGCCTCATGGCTGTTCAATGTTGTCACATCTGTTGGAATCATCCTGGTCAATAAGGCCCTGATGGCTACATATGGTTTTAGTTTTG CTACAACATTAACTGGTCTGCATTTTGCCACAACAACATTGTTAACTGTTGTTCTTAGGTGGCTGGGTTATATCCAGCCTTCCCATCTACCACTGCCTGATCTTCTGAAGTTCGTTTTGTTTGCAAACTGTTCTATTGTTGGAATGAATGTGAGTTTGATGTGGAACTCAGTTGGATTTTATCAG ATTGCGAAGCTGAGTATGATCCCAGTATCTTGTTTTCTGGAAGTTGTCTTGGACAATGTGCGGTATTCAAGGGACACAAAGCTTAGCATATTAGTAGTTCTCCTTGGTGTGGCAGTTTGTACTGTTACGGACGTGAGCGTTAATGCCAAAGGATTTATAGCTGCTGTAATAGCAGTTTGGAGCACTTCCCTGCAGCAGTAT TATGTACACTTTCTTCAACGGAGGTATTCTCTAGGATCTTTCAACTTATTGGGGCACACTGCTCCTGCACAAGCTGCATCTTTGCTGTTAGTAGGGCCCTTTTTGGACTATTGGTTGACAAACAATAGAGTTGATTCCTATGCCTACAGTATCACATCCATT CTGTTCATACTCCTGTCGTGCAGCATCGCAGTAGGGACAAACCTCAGCCAATTCATTTGCATTGGCAGGTTTAGTGCTGTGTCATTCCAAGTGCTTGGACATATGAAGACAATTCTTGTCCTGATCTtgggatttattttatttgggaaaGAGGGTCTCAATCTTCATGTAGTTATAGGTATGATCATTGCAGTAATAGGAATGATCTGGTATGGCAATGCCTCATCTAAGCCCGGAGGGAAGGAGCGTCGTAGCCTATCAATGAATGGCATCAAACCACAAAAACATGATGGGTTACCAGAATCCACCGAGGTGGATGAGAAGGTTTAG
- the LOC118039038 gene encoding systemin receptor SR160: MEVHFFVSLLSLILLSLPPFFTSANKDTQNLINFKTTLSNPSLLQNWLPNQNPCIFTGVKCQDTTNRVSSIDLTNISLTCDFHPVAAFLLTLENLESLSLKSANVSGTISFPFGSKCSSVLSNLDLSQNSLSGSVSDIAALRSCPALKSLNLSGNSIEFSVPKEKSSGLGGLSFTFIDLSFNKIVGSNVVPFILSGGCNDLKYLGLKGNKVSGDVDFSSCKNLQYLDVSSNNFSVTVPSFGDCLALEHLDISSNKFYGDLGRAIGGCAKLNFLNVSSNKFSGPIPVFPTGNLQSLSLGGNHFEGEIPLHLMDACPGLVMLDLSSNNLSGSVPSSFGSCTSLESFDISTNNFTGELPLDTFLKMTSLKRLDLAYNAFMGGLPDSFSQHASLESLDLSSNSLSGPIPAGLCQGPSNNFKELYLQNNRFTGSIPATLSNCSQLTALHLSYNYLTGTIPSSLGTLNKLRDLNLWFNQLHGEIPLELMNIKALETLILDFNELTGVIPSSISNCTNLNWISLSNNRLSGEIPASIGQLWSLAILKLSNNSFHGRIPPELGDSRSLIWLDLNTNFLNGTIPPELFKQSGSIAVNFIRGKRYVYLKNEKSEQCHGEGDLLEFAGIRSEQLARISSRHPCNFTRVYGDYTQPTFNDNGSMNFLDLSYNMLSGSIPAAIGSMSYLYILNLGHNNLSGNIPQEIGKLTGLDILDLSNNRLEGMIPQSMTVLSLLSEIDMSNNHLTGMIPEGGQFQTFSNHSFLNNSGLCGIPLPPCGSGAASSSSSGHHKSHRRQASLAESVAMGLLFSLFCFFGLIIVALEMKKRKKKKDAALDIYIDSRSHSGTTNTAWKLTAREALSISLATFDSKHLRKLTYADLLEATNGFHNESLIGSGGFGDVYKAELKDGSVVAIKKLIHISGQGDREFTAEMETIGKIKHDNLVPLLGYCKVREERLLVYEYMKYGSLEDVLHNQKKTGIKLNWAARRKIAIGAAKGLTFLHHNCIPLIIHRDMKSSNVLLDANLEARVSDFGMARLMSTMDTHLSVSTLAGTPGYVPPEYYQSFRCSIKGDVYSYGVVLLELLTGKRPTDSSDFGDNNLVGWVKQHAKLRISDVFDPVLLKEDPSLEMELLEHLKIACACLDDRSGKRPTMIQVMTMFKEIQAGSGLHSQSTIATEDGGFGADEMVVEMSIREGP, from the coding sequence ATGGAAGTCCACTTCTTTGTGTCGCTTCTCTCTCTTATTCTCCTCTCATTACCACCTTTTTTTACCTCAgcaaacaaagacacccaaaaccTTATCAACTTCAAGACAACTCTCTCCAACCCATCTCTCCTACAAAACTGGCTTCCTAACCAAAACCCATGTATCTTCACTGGAGTTAAATGCCAAGACACCACTAACAGAGTCTCCTCTATAGACCTCACTAACATTTCTTTAACTTGTGATTTTCATCCTGTGGCCGCATTCCTTTTGACTCTTGAAAACTTAGAGAGCCTTTCTTTGAAATCAGCGAACGTTTCTGGCActatttctttcccttttggATCTAAGTGCAGCTCAGTTTTGAGCAACTTAGATCTATCTCAGAATAGTCTCTCCGGTTCTGTCTCTGATATAGCCGCTTTACGCTCTTGTCCAGCCTTGAAATCCTTGAACCTTTCTGGCAATTCCATTGAGTTTTCAGTGCCTAAAGAGAAATCAAGTGGGCTAGGAGGTCTCAGCTTTACGTTTATTGATCTTTCTTTCAATAAGATTGTAGGCTCAAACGTGGTGCCTTTCATTTTATCTGGAGGCTGCAATGACTTGAAGTACTTGGGTTTGAAGGGAAATAAAGTGAGTGGAGATGTTGATTTTTCAAGTTGCAAGAATCTGCAGTATCTTGATGTCTCTTCAAACAATTTCTCTGTGACTGTTCCTTCATTTGGAGACTGCTTAGCTTTGGAGCACCTTGATATCTCTTCCAATAAGTTTTATGGTGATCTTGGTCGTGCAATTGGTGGTTGTGCTAAGCTCAACTTCTTGAATGTTTCAAGCAACAAGTTTTCAGGTCCAATTCCAGTGTTTCCAACTGGGAATTTGCAGTCTCTTTCACTTGGCGGCAACCATTTTGAGGGGGAGATTCCTCTGCATCTCATGGATGCTTGCCCAGGTCTTGTTATGCTTGATCTTTCTTCAAATAATCTCTCTGGTTCTGTACCTAGTAGTTTTGGTTCCTGCACTTCATTGGAAAGTTTTGATATCTCTACCAACAACTTCACTGGTGAATTGCCTTTGGATACTTTCTTGAAAATGACTAGTCTGAAGAGGCTTGATTTGGCTTATAATGCTTTTATGGGTGGCTTGCCTGATTCTTTCTCACAGCATGCTAGTTTGGAGTCTTTAGATCTGAGTTCTAATAGTTTATCTGGGCCAATCCCTGCTGGCTTGTGTCAAGGTCCAAGTAACAACTTCAAAGAGTTGTATCTTCAAAACAATAGGTTTACCGGGTCTATTCCTGCCACCCTCAGTAACTGCTCTCAACTTACAGCACTCCACTTGAGCTATAACTACCTCACTGGAACCATCCCTTCGAGCTTGGGAACGCTGAATAAGCTTCGCGATTTGAACCTTTGGTTCAACCAGCTCCATGGAGAAATCCCACTTGAGTTAATGAACATAAAAGCACTGGAGACTCTGATTCTAGACTTCAATGAGTTGACAGGAGTGATAccttcaagtataagcaactgCACCAACCTTAACTGGATCTCATTGTCTAACAATCGATTAAGTGGTGAGATTCCAGCCTCAATTGGCCAGCTTTGGAGCCTTGCAATTCTCAAACTGAGCAACAATTCGTTCCATGGCAGAATCCCGCCAGAGCTTGGAGACAGTCGTAGCTTGATTTGGTTGGATCTTAATACCAATTTTTTGAACGGAACAATCCCACCTGAGCTGTTCAAACAGTCTGGCAGTATTGCTGTGAATTTTATCAGAGGAAAGAGGTATGTGTATCTGAAGAATGAAAAAAGTGAACAGTGTCACGGGGAGGGAGATTTGCTTGAATTTGCCGGAATAAGATCGGAACAACTGGCTAGAATCTCCAGCAGGCACCCCTGCAACTTTACCAGAGTATATGGAGATTACACCCAACCCACATTCAATGATAATGGGTCAATGAACTTCCTTGATCTTTCTTACAATATGTTATCTGGCAGTATTCCAGCAGCGATTGGGAGTATGTCGTACCTCTATATCTTGAACTTGGGCCATAATAATCTCTCCGGAAACATCCCACAAGAGATTGGAAAGTTGACTGGTCTTGACATTCTCGACCTCTCCAACAATAGGCTCGAAGGGATGATTCCCCAGTCAATGACTGTCCTTTCATTGCTTTCAGAGATTGATATGTCCAACAATCACCTCACCGGAATGATTCCTGAAGGGGGCCAGTTTCAAACATTTTCAAATCACAGTTTCCTCAACAATTCAGGCCTCTGTGGGATACCTCTTCCTCCATGTGGGTCGGGCGCAGCATCAAGCTCGAGTTCTGGGCATCACAAGTCTCATAGGAGACAGGCATCCCTGGCTGAGAGTGTGGCAATGGGATTGTTGTTCTCACTTTTCTGCTTCTTTGGTTTGATTATTGTTGCTCTGGAAATGAAGAAgcggaagaaaaagaaagatgcaGCCCTTGATATCTATATAGACAGCCGCTCACACTCTGGCACCACAAATACTGCCTGGAAGCTGACTGCTCGTGAAGCATTAAGCATCAGTCTCGCCACATTTGATTCGAAGCACCTGCGGAAGCTCACTTATGCAGATCTTCTTGAAGCAACGAATGGCTTCCACAATGAAAGCCTCATAGGTTCTGGAGGTTTCGGTGACGTATACAAGGCAGAACTGAAAGATGGGAGCGTTGTAGCCATCAAGAAATTGATACATATCAGTGGACAAGGTGATAGAGAATTCACTGCTGAAATGGAGACCATTGGCAAAATCAAGCACGATAACCTTGTTCCACTCCTTGGTTACTGCAAGGTCAGAGAAGAGCGACTCTTGGTGTACGAGTACATGAAATATGGCAGTTTAGAAGACGTTCTACACAACCAAAAGAAAACAGGGATCAAACTGAACTGGGCTGCAAGAAGGAAGATTGCCATTGGTGCCGCCAAAGGATTAACTTTTCTTCACCATAATTGCATCCCACTGATCATTCACAGGGACATGAAATCCAGCAATGTCTTGCTTGATGCGAACCTGGAGGCCAGAGTCTCCGATTTCGGAATGGCAAGGCTTATGAGTACAATGGATACTCATTTGAGTGTTAGCACACTAGCAGGCACGCCTGGTTATGTTCCTCCCGAATACTACCAGAGCTTTAGGTGTTCCATCAAAGGGGATGTTTACAGTTATGGTGTAGTCTTGCTTGAGTTGCTGACAGGAAAAAGGCCAACAGATTCATCTGATTTTGGTGACAATAATCTTGTTGGGTGGGTGAAGCAGCATGCCAAATTGAGAATAAGCGATGTCTTCGATCCGGTGCTTTTAAAAGAGGATCCGAGCCTTGAGATGGAGCTCCTAGAACATTTAAAGATAGCTTGTGCTTGTTTAGATGATCGATCAGGTAAAAGACCCACAATGATTCAAGTAATGACGATGTTTAAAGAAATCCAAGCAGGGTCAGGCCTTCACTCACAATCCACAATCGCCACTGAAGATGGGGGTTTTGGTGCAGATGAAATGGTCGTAGAGATGAGCATAAGAGAAGGCCCATAG
- the LOC118038982 gene encoding ribonucleoside-diphosphate reductase large subunit isoform X2 encodes MLLPPFSMLEHKDLNIEGIYDTLKECAVISKSVGGIGVSAHNIRATGSYIRGTNGTSNGIVPMLRVFNDTARYVDQGGGKRKGERSSPSRRKMIMLGWRFPSVEEVKKTKNKKLEVRS; translated from the exons ATGCTTCTCCCACCCTTTTCAATGCTGGAACACAAAGACCTCAA TATTGAAGGAATATATGATACATTGAAGGAGTGTGCTGTTATCAGTAAATCAGTAGGAGGAATCGGTGTATCTGCCCACAACATCCGTGCCACTGGAAGTTATATTCGTGGGACAAATGGGACATCTAATGGCATTGTTCCAATGTTGAGGGTGTTCAATGATACTGCCCGCTATGTTGATCAAGGAGGAGGCAAGAGGAAAG GGGAAAGGAGCAGTCCAAGCAGAAGGAAAATGATAATGCTTGGTTGGAGATTTCCATCTGTTGAAGaggtcaaaaaaacaaaaaacaaaaaacttgaagTTAGATCATAG
- the LOC118039017 gene encoding TSL-kinase interacting protein 1 translates to MPEKIKLQLFPIDEATLVGLEKDGYYPYLELTLSARKKVSSVLKHLNDKWGSSKIASGEPVLYPYNVAEGLARRKWTLSDIDITAGEVYAAIGNPSVFRLRYGWFSKSEIEPVGLPSASTADEACLQPQFVQKVSSINTESTCGEVKRMEETSEEFKPSTSTGAMNASPDGSIGPKGNETKMHVGIGQPSTLWNDSLTDISIGGLLSEASLQGLLNSCDPRSNGSNPGLQPSQIISDSFDAFITAQVNCFQGPGLPPHSSSSSILDAEDTCHAFAVKKLSASGKDCRTLSGSAYSQACSQDTDSKSYMHPTTTEDLGCKESETELSLGSRMCNHENSLGLSGIKWTDSLGPFDLGLSSSRKIINGDSLSIGRIIASD, encoded by the exons ATGCCTGAGAAGATAAAGCTGCAGCTTTTCCCAATTGATGAAGCAACTCTTGTGGGCTTGGAAAAG GATGGGTATTATCCCTACTTGGAACTCACTCTAAGCGCTCGTAAAAAAGTATCTTCGGTGCTTAAGCATTTAAATGACAAGTGGGGTTCTTCCAAAATTGCTAGTGGGGAGCCGGTTCTATATCCGTATAACGTAGCTGAAGGTTTAGCTAGGAGGAAGTGGACGTTGAGTGACATTGATATCACTGCAGGAGAGGTCTATGCCGCTATTGGGAACCCTTCTGTTTTCCGTCTAAG gtatGGTTGGTTCTCTAAATCTGAAATTGAACCCGTTGGACTACCTTCAGCGTCAACTGCCGACGAGGCCTGTTTACAACCTCAGTTCGTGCAGAAAGTTAGCAGTATTAATACAGAGAGTACTTGTGGTGAAGTGAAACGGATGGAGGAAACAAGTGAAGAGTTCAAACCAAGCACTTCAACTGGAGCAATGAATGCGTCTCCTGATGGATCAATTGGACCTAAG GGCAATGAAACAAAGATGCATGTTGGCATTGGGCAGCCATCAACGCTGTGGAATGATAGTCTAACTGACATAAGCATTGGGGGCCTGCTATCTGAAGCATCATTGCAAGGACTGTTGAATTCCTGTGATCCAAGATCAAATGGGAGTAACCCAGGCTTGCAGCCATCTCAGATAATCTCTGATTCATTTGATGCCTTTATTACTGCACAAGTAAATTGTTTCCAAGGACCGGGGCTTCCTCCTCACAGTTCTAGCTCATCTATTTTGGATGCTGAGGACACATGCCACGCCTTTGCCGTTAAAAAATTATCTGCCTCAGGCAAAGATTGTCGAACTCTGAGTGGAAGTGCATATTCTCAGGCCTGCAGTCAAGATACTGATTCAAAGTCATATATGCATCCAACTACGACCGAG GACCTTGGGTGCAAAGAATCTGAAACAGAGCTCTCACTTGGTTCTCGAATGTGTAATCATGAAAACAGCCTTGGGCTTTCAGGAATCAAATGG ACTGATTCTTTGGGACCCTTTGACCTCGGCCTGTCGTCTTCTAGAAAGATTATCAATGGTGACAGTTTAAGCATCGGCAGAATTATAGCTTctgattga